A stretch of Paraburkholderia phenazinium DNA encodes these proteins:
- a CDS encoding glutamine synthetase family protein produces MDAQVKPERAIRTVDDAIRLVEASRLTHIKVGLSDVDGILRGKYLRKDKFLGALRSGFAFCNVVLGWDVDDQMYDNTKYTGWHTAYPDALVRIVPESCRRLPLEQGDGEDMLFFLCEFVEDAEAICPRGLLKRVLKRAADMGFEAFSALEYEFFMFDETPHSAREKNYRGLKNWTPGNFGYSVLRSTVEGDFYRQLLDLCEQMDMPIEGLHTETGPGVLEAALAVDNASDMADKAILFKTFTKALAQKNNLMATFMAKWSHDHPGQSGHIHVSLREIGTGKSVFHDAGRPYNMSAKQANFMAGVQRYLPEFMSMFAQTVNSYSRLVPGYWAPLDATWGVENRTTALRLIPGSEKSQRVEVRIGSADANPYIALAAALGAGLRGIEQGLEPEPIVQGNAYTQEFPAHLRLPNTLWDAAQRLRNSEAAKTLFGEAFVEHFVATREWEERQFRRHVTDWELARYFEII; encoded by the coding sequence ATGGACGCGCAGGTGAAGCCAGAACGAGCAATCAGGACAGTAGACGATGCGATTCGCCTGGTGGAGGCGAGCCGGCTGACGCATATCAAGGTCGGTTTATCCGACGTCGACGGCATTCTGCGCGGCAAATATCTGCGGAAGGATAAATTCCTCGGGGCCCTGCGTTCAGGTTTCGCATTCTGCAATGTCGTACTGGGCTGGGACGTGGATGACCAGATGTACGACAACACGAAGTATACGGGCTGGCACACCGCTTATCCGGATGCTCTGGTGCGCATCGTGCCGGAGAGCTGCCGGCGTTTGCCGCTTGAACAGGGCGACGGCGAAGACATGTTGTTTTTCCTGTGCGAATTCGTAGAGGATGCCGAAGCAATCTGCCCGCGAGGCTTGCTGAAGCGCGTATTGAAGCGCGCAGCGGATATGGGCTTCGAAGCTTTTTCTGCACTCGAATATGAATTCTTCATGTTCGACGAGACGCCGCATTCGGCGCGTGAAAAAAATTATCGTGGCCTTAAAAACTGGACGCCTGGCAACTTTGGTTATTCGGTTTTGCGCAGCACGGTTGAGGGCGATTTCTACCGGCAATTGCTCGATTTGTGCGAGCAGATGGATATGCCGATCGAGGGCCTGCATACCGAAACCGGTCCAGGCGTGCTGGAGGCCGCCCTCGCGGTGGACAACGCGTCCGATATGGCGGACAAGGCCATCCTGTTCAAGACTTTTACCAAGGCGCTGGCCCAGAAGAACAATCTGATGGCCACCTTCATGGCGAAATGGTCGCACGACCATCCGGGACAGAGCGGTCATATCCACGTCTCGTTGCGTGAGATCGGTACTGGCAAGTCGGTGTTCCACGACGCAGGTCGTCCTTACAACATGAGCGCGAAGCAGGCCAATTTTATGGCCGGCGTGCAGCGCTATCTGCCCGAATTCATGTCGATGTTCGCGCAAACCGTGAATAGTTATTCGCGTCTGGTGCCGGGCTACTGGGCCCCGCTCGATGCAACCTGGGGTGTGGAAAATCGAACCACGGCGTTGCGGCTGATCCCGGGCTCGGAGAAATCGCAGCGCGTTGAAGTCCGCATCGGTTCAGCCGACGCGAATCCCTATATCGCGCTGGCAGCCGCGTTGGGCGCTGGTTTGCGTGGTATCGAGCAAGGCCTGGAGCCAGAACCGATCGTCCAGGGCAACGCTTATACGCAAGAGTTTCCAGCCCATCTGAGATTGCCCAACACCCTGTGGGATGCCGCACAGCGACTGCGCAATTCCGAAGCCGC
- a CDS encoding HD domain-containing protein codes for MLLRDPIHGDIELGSLETAILDLPVMQRLRGIKQLGTAHLVYPGALHTRFDHSVGVCAVAHRIVASLRRSGLQVPAELEDAIGVAALLHDVTHVPFGHTLEDERRLFARHDKGSRLADMFAGELGHALDGLGIRDAVGSLLGLPSPESVPHWAKDIVSGSIDADLLDYLRRDSFFAGLSHDYDDRIFRCFAEHDNRLVIRLAKHGMDRSDARSEIIGVLRLRYFLTERVYYHHTKVVAGAMISKSVEIALDHGVLVESDLLELNDWTLLDRLARCGIADAAALARRTLNRDLLKRGYVVSGRSVPPALRKDWVARYHVSHTQRAQTERELAEKLGVPFADVVLYCPALTAMKEAAVPVETSRGLELLNDAGSGTTTEICALQDRYADLWRFYVFVPAEAVGRAAPIASEMFQTPCELHIAARV; via the coding sequence ATGCTGCTACGCGACCCCATCCACGGTGATATCGAACTCGGCAGCCTCGAGACCGCGATTCTCGATCTGCCGGTGATGCAGCGGCTGCGCGGCATCAAGCAGCTTGGTACGGCGCACCTGGTTTATCCCGGAGCGCTGCATACGCGCTTCGATCATTCCGTCGGCGTCTGCGCGGTAGCGCATCGTATCGTGGCGAGTCTGCGTCGCTCGGGGCTGCAGGTTCCCGCCGAACTGGAAGATGCGATTGGCGTTGCCGCGTTGCTCCACGACGTCACGCATGTGCCGTTCGGCCACACACTGGAAGACGAGCGCCGGCTCTTCGCGCGGCACGACAAAGGCTCGCGCCTCGCGGACATGTTCGCGGGCGAGCTTGGACATGCATTGGACGGCCTGGGCATTCGCGATGCCGTGGGCAGTCTGCTTGGCCTGCCATCGCCTGAAAGTGTGCCTCATTGGGCAAAAGACATTGTCTCGGGCAGCATCGACGCCGACCTGCTCGACTATCTCCGCCGCGACAGCTTCTTTGCTGGCCTGTCCCACGATTACGATGACCGGATCTTCCGCTGCTTCGCCGAGCACGACAACCGTCTCGTGATCCGACTCGCCAAGCATGGCATGGACCGTTCCGACGCCCGTTCGGAAATCATCGGCGTGCTCCGGCTGCGCTACTTCCTGACCGAGCGTGTCTACTACCACCACACCAAGGTCGTGGCGGGCGCGATGATTTCGAAATCGGTGGAGATCGCGCTCGATCATGGCGTACTCGTCGAAAGCGATCTGCTTGAACTTAACGACTGGACATTGCTGGACCGTCTGGCGCGTTGCGGTATCGCGGATGCCGCCGCCCTCGCGCGCCGCACGTTGAATCGCGATCTGCTCAAACGCGGCTACGTGGTCTCTGGCCGCAGCGTGCCGCCCGCACTGCGAAAGGATTGGGTGGCGCGGTATCACGTGTCGCACACGCAGCGCGCGCAAACCGAGAGGGAGCTGGCAGAGAAACTGGGCGTGCCTTTCGCGGACGTCGTGTTGTACTGTCCGGCATTGACCGCCATGAAGGAAGCCGCCGTGCCCGTCGAAACCAGTCGCGGCCTCGAGCTTCTGAACGACGCCGGCAGCGGCACCACCACGGAAATATGCGCACTGCAGGACCGGTATGCAGACCTCTGGCGCTTCTACGTATTCGTTCCGGCAGAGGCGGTCGGGCGCGCCGCGCCGATTGCCTCTGAGATGTTCCAGACGCCGTGCGAACTCCACATTGCAGCCCGCGTTTGA